A DNA window from Pseudobdellovibrionaceae bacterium contains the following coding sequences:
- a CDS encoding DMT family transporter, translated as MSFVLAAISSFAWSVFDLSRKKLVNHFSALGFLFFLSIIQAVLFYIIIIFTGEELIIAKQYFWTFIASIASVFFAHIAFLKAIKWSQFSSVIPLLSCIPIFSIIFSIFILDEWLSLRQITGGIIIVIASFFVQSSEKGGLRLEKGSWYMILSAGCWALTSIFSKQVLVEVPKLTLFFEQNLMIAIFLLGYFLFKSPKELLVKWTGFKISFLSLAVLSSMGALFFQFWSIETLFVGVFEAFKQAISLLLTLFFAKMFLQEHISKKKILSIIVMISGVFLISI; from the coding sequence ATGTCATTTGTACTAGCGGCTATTTCTAGTTTTGCATGGTCTGTTTTTGATTTATCTAGAAAGAAATTAGTAAATCACTTTTCTGCCCTAGGATTTTTGTTTTTTTTAAGCATTATACAGGCGGTGCTTTTTTATATTATTATTATTTTTACAGGAGAAGAGTTGATAATTGCTAAGCAGTATTTTTGGACATTTATAGCTAGTATTGCTTCGGTATTTTTTGCTCACATTGCTTTTTTAAAGGCGATTAAATGGTCACAGTTTTCTTCGGTAATTCCGTTACTTTCTTGTATCCCCATATTTTCTATTATATTTTCTATTTTTATTTTAGATGAGTGGCTTAGTTTAAGGCAAATTACGGGGGGGATTATTATCGTAATCGCTAGTTTTTTTGTACAAAGCTCTGAAAAAGGAGGGCTTCGTTTAGAAAAGGGATCTTGGTATATGATTTTGTCTGCAGGCTGTTGGGCTTTAACATCTATTTTTAGCAAGCAAGTGTTGGTAGAAGTGCCTAAGCTTACCTTATTTTTTGAACAAAATTTAATGATTGCAATCTTTTTATTAGGCTACTTTTTATTTAAGTCGCCCAAAGAGTTACTGGTTAAATGGACAGGCTTTAAAATATCTTTTTTGTCTTTAGCGGTTTTGTCTTCTATGGGAGCCTTGTTTTTTCAATTTTGGTCTATTGAAACCTTGTTTGTAGGGGTGTTCGAGGCCTTTAAGCAAGCAATATCTTTATTGTTAACTTTATTTTTTGCAAAAATGTTTCTTCAAGAACATATTAGTAAGAAAAAAATTCTTTCTATTATTGTTATGATTTCAGGTGTGTTTTTAATTAGCATTTAA
- the rnc gene encoding ribonuclease III — protein sequence MKLKQQLPPIKNQELLRLAFTHKSFYQTNLNTCKESNEKLEFLGDSVLNTSITYLLYSKYRDLSEGQLSKARSALVSEVFLYKKAMLLSLDTKILVSEAGKKINLNTNSRLLASVFESVCAVYFLEAGLEKLKDWIESIFKEDLLDLDKLLELDYKTNLQEKLQALFKKTPSYEVVEKKEDEGKKYFIARVLLEGIVLAEGFGNNKKIAEQEAAQKAFLESDKLEEKKGS from the coding sequence ATGAAATTAAAGCAGCAGTTACCTCCCATTAAAAATCAAGAGCTTTTGCGCTTAGCTTTTACGCATAAAAGTTTTTATCAGACTAACTTAAACACTTGCAAGGAGTCTAATGAAAAATTAGAATTTTTGGGTGATTCTGTTTTAAACACAAGCATTACTTATTTGCTATACTCTAAATATCGTGATTTATCAGAGGGGCAATTATCTAAAGCGCGCTCTGCTTTAGTGAGCGAGGTTTTTTTATATAAAAAAGCAATGCTTTTATCTTTAGATACTAAAATTTTAGTATCAGAAGCTGGAAAAAAAATAAATTTAAACACTAATTCTAGATTATTGGCCTCTGTTTTTGAGTCTGTATGTGCAGTATATTTTTTAGAAGCCGGTTTGGAAAAATTAAAAGATTGGATTGAATCTATTTTTAAAGAAGATTTGTTAGATTTGGATAAGTTATTAGAGTTAGATTACAAAACCAACTTGCAAGAAAAACTACAAGCACTATTTAAAAAAACACCGTCTTACGAGGTTGTGGAAAAAAAAGAAGATGAAGGAAAAAAATATTTTATTGCAAGAGTGTTGTTAGAGGGAATAGTTTTAGCAGAAGGCTTTGGAAATAATAAAAAAATAGCAGAACAAGAAGCAGCACAAAAAGCATTTTTAGAAAGCGATAAATTAGAAGAGAAAAAGGGTTCGTAA
- a CDS encoding GTPase Era: protein MEEKKHKAGFISLLGPSNAGKSTLCNFLIEEKVSIVSAKVQSTRQRVKGIYNDENSQLVFVDAPGFIYAEKGLNHFLQKEWQEALQDADCLIFLVRANCIEKDLNYIEKFLIYSKQPCMLIINKMDLVKDKNQVLAVQTLTQAFIEKAELKKTENTNIKTWFVSLSKDNNFFRKELIDSVVDTLPESPAFYDKDIYTSQSMRDLGEEYIREACFSRLSQELPYSLVVQIREWKKVKAIYHIHADLIVSRESHKGIVVGKNGEMIKRIGQNSRGLIEKLMGEKIFLKLFVKVREDWADQEVFLKEYKYTKKK from the coding sequence TTGGAAGAAAAAAAACATAAAGCAGGGTTTATTAGTTTATTAGGGCCAAGTAACGCAGGGAAAAGTACTTTGTGCAATTTTTTAATAGAAGAAAAAGTGTCTATTGTTAGTGCTAAGGTTCAAAGCACTCGCCAGCGGGTAAAGGGTATATACAATGATGAAAACTCGCAATTAGTTTTTGTAGATGCCCCTGGGTTTATTTATGCAGAAAAAGGATTAAACCATTTTTTACAAAAAGAGTGGCAAGAGGCTTTGCAAGATGCAGATTGTTTAATTTTTTTAGTACGAGCAAATTGTATTGAAAAAGATTTAAACTATATCGAAAAGTTTTTAATTTATTCAAAACAGCCATGCATGTTAATTATAAATAAAATGGATCTTGTTAAAGACAAAAATCAAGTGTTAGCCGTTCAAACTTTAACACAAGCATTTATAGAAAAAGCAGAATTAAAAAAAACAGAAAATACAAATATCAAAACATGGTTTGTTTCTTTGTCTAAGGATAATAATTTTTTTCGAAAAGAACTTATTGATTCTGTTGTGGATACTCTTCCAGAATCACCTGCGTTTTATGATAAAGATATTTACACCTCTCAATCTATGAGAGATTTGGGGGAGGAATATATTCGAGAAGCTTGCTTTAGCCGGCTTTCTCAAGAGCTTCCCTATTCTTTGGTTGTACAAATTAGAGAATGGAAAAAAGTAAAAGCCATTTACCATATTCATGCAGACTTAATTGTATCTAGAGAAAGTCATAAAGGCATTGTTGTTGGCAAAAATGGAGAAATGATTAAAAGGATTGGTCAAAACTCTAGAGGTTTAATAGAAAAGCTTATGGGTGAAAAAATATTTTTAAAGCTTTTTGTTAAAGTGCGAGAAGATTGGGCCGATCAAGAGGTTTTTTTAAAAGAATACAAATATACAAAAAAAAAATAA
- the der gene encoding ribosome biogenesis GTPase Der, with the protein MVKKLGILGRPNVGKSTLFNILTRTRKAVVKNLSGVTRDLLIEEAKWWGHTFEVVDTGGLTDSQDLFSKLIKEQVVNYLPIFDFLIVILDGRAGLIPEDKQVVQLAKESGVPFLVLVNKVDQFHKKDVALSDFYKLGVDLMPVSFEKYIQVDEVIEWIISHIKTEEEGKDLSQFTKLCLVGKPNVGKSSLYNNLIGHKRVLVSEQAGTTIDSVEDSFEYDGNKYVIVDTAGLRRNTKKEHLEVLSVYKSEHSIAAADIVLLLVSAVEGPTVQDARILEKILSEHKTPILVANKSDQAKVDVPAFRKKFREQVAEIFRFYPDIPIVFTSAVTGSGKKDLFNTISDTWKLLNKKIPTAKLNKFFYEAIRQAPAPVYRQRDVKFYYLTQTNQKPPSFIAFANFPDGVSPSYRRFLIKKIKTEWNWHGVPMRIFVMKK; encoded by the coding sequence ATTGTGAAAAAGTTAGGAATTTTAGGAAGACCTAATGTGGGGAAGTCTACATTATTTAATATTTTAACTCGCACTAGAAAGGCGGTAGTAAAAAATTTGTCGGGGGTTACTCGCGATTTATTAATTGAAGAAGCAAAGTGGTGGGGACATACTTTTGAAGTAGTAGACACTGGCGGCTTAACCGACTCGCAAGATCTATTTTCTAAATTGATAAAAGAACAAGTAGTTAATTATTTACCTATTTTTGATTTTTTAATTGTTATTTTAGATGGAAGGGCAGGATTAATTCCCGAAGATAAACAGGTGGTGCAGTTGGCCAAAGAAAGTGGTGTTCCTTTTTTAGTTTTGGTAAACAAGGTGGATCAATTCCATAAAAAAGATGTAGCCTTAAGTGATTTTTATAAGCTGGGCGTAGATTTGATGCCAGTATCTTTTGAAAAATATATTCAAGTCGATGAAGTTATAGAGTGGATTATTAGTCATATTAAAACAGAGGAAGAAGGTAAAGATCTATCTCAGTTTACTAAATTATGTTTAGTGGGAAAGCCCAATGTTGGAAAAAGTTCATTATACAATAATTTAATTGGGCACAAGCGTGTATTGGTTTCAGAACAGGCAGGAACAACTATTGATAGTGTTGAGGATTCTTTTGAATATGACGGTAATAAATATGTCATTGTAGACACTGCGGGGCTAAGGCGTAATACCAAAAAAGAGCACCTAGAAGTTTTGTCTGTTTATAAATCAGAGCACAGTATAGCCGCGGCGGATATAGTTTTGCTTTTGGTGTCGGCAGTGGAGGGGCCCACAGTACAAGACGCTAGAATTTTAGAAAAAATTTTGAGCGAGCATAAAACACCAATTTTAGTAGCTAATAAATCGGATCAAGCAAAAGTGGATGTTCCCGCTTTTAGAAAAAAATTTCGAGAACAGGTGGCAGAGATTTTTCGATTTTATCCGGATATTCCCATTGTATTTACTAGTGCAGTAACGGGGTCAGGAAAAAAAGATTTATTTAATACTATTTCGGATACATGGAAATTACTTAATAAAAAAATTCCCACAGCGAAGTTAAATAAATTTTTTTACGAAGCCATTAGACAGGCTCCTGCTCCCGTTTACAGACAGCGTGATGTAAAATTTTATTATTTAACACAAACAAATCAAAAGCCACCTAGCTTTATTGCCTTTGCTAATTTTCCTGATGGAGTTAGCCCTTCGTATCGAAGATTTCTGATTAAAAAAATAAAAACAGAGTGGAATTGGCATGGTGTGCCTATGCGCATTTTTGTTATGAAAAAATAA
- a CDS encoding adenylosuccinate lyase, with protein MISRYTTPEMEKIWTEHNKFTKMKEVEVCVANVQAKMGLIPKSAAAQIKKKATFNIAKIKQIEKKTKHDVIAFVNNLAQSVGSAGQFIHYGLTSSDVLDTALNLQIKEAGKLLESQIKIFKKALLQKIKTHKSSLCVGRTHGMQAELTSFSYKLLSHYYELQRAQDCLSRSLKQTAVGQISGPVGNYSFLPKTLETKVCTQLKLKAEDLSTQVIPRDRYARLLQSISMLGGCLDRLAIELRHLQRSEVAEVSEGFLKGQKGSSAMPHKKNPISAENISGLTRLLKSYGQVAMDNISLWHERDISHSSVERVIIPDAFILSHYLLSRATNLVSNLQVDKQKMLNNIEISKGKIFSATLLSALVNKKWKRNTAYELLQKLSLNLKKEEHLKDKVLKEKSIMQSLSKTEINSIFNGSQSKARLIKLVNEHLKKL; from the coding sequence ATGATTAGTAGATACACAACTCCAGAGATGGAAAAAATTTGGACAGAGCATAATAAATTTACCAAAATGAAAGAGGTAGAAGTTTGCGTTGCTAATGTTCAGGCAAAGATGGGGCTAATTCCTAAATCAGCGGCAGCCCAAATTAAGAAAAAAGCCACTTTTAATATTGCTAAAATTAAACAAATAGAAAAGAAAACCAAACATGATGTTATTGCTTTTGTAAATAATTTAGCACAAAGCGTAGGTAGTGCAGGACAATTTATTCATTATGGCCTAACCTCCTCTGATGTGTTAGATACTGCACTTAATTTACAAATTAAAGAGGCTGGAAAATTATTAGAATCTCAAATAAAAATATTTAAAAAAGCTTTGCTGCAAAAAATTAAAACCCATAAGTCTAGCCTCTGCGTAGGTAGAACTCATGGAATGCAAGCCGAGCTAACTAGTTTTTCTTATAAATTACTAAGTCATTATTACGAACTACAAAGAGCTCAAGACTGCTTAAGCCGCTCTTTAAAACAAACCGCGGTGGGACAAATTAGTGGCCCTGTGGGAAATTACTCTTTTTTACCAAAAACTTTAGAAACCAAAGTCTGTACACAGCTAAAATTAAAAGCCGAAGACCTTTCCACGCAAGTTATTCCTAGAGATAGATATGCGCGACTTTTACAATCTATTTCTATGCTAGGAGGCTGTTTGGACAGGTTAGCTATTGAGCTTCGCCACCTACAAAGAAGTGAAGTTGCCGAAGTTTCTGAAGGTTTTTTAAAGGGGCAAAAAGGCTCTAGCGCCATGCCACATAAAAAGAACCCCATTTCTGCCGAAAACATATCGGGCTTAACTCGATTATTAAAATCTTATGGGCAAGTGGCTATGGATAACATTAGCCTCTGGCATGAGCGAGACATTAGTCATTCTTCGGTGGAGAGAGTTATCATTCCCGATGCCTTTATTCTTAGTCATTATTTGCTTAGTCGAGCTACCAACTTAGTTAGCAACTTGCAAGTGGATAAACAAAAAATGCTAAATAATATAGAAATATCTAAAGGGAAAATTTTTTCGGCCACCTTACTTTCTGCTTTAGTTAATAAAAAATGGAAAAGAAATACAGCCTATGAGTTGCTTCAAAAACTAAGCTTAAACTTAAAAAAAGAAGAACATTTAAAAGACAAAGTATTAAAAGAAAAAAGTATTATGCAAAGTCTTTCTAAAACTGAGATTAATAGTATTTTTAATGGCAGCCAATCGAAAGCTAGGTTAATAAAATTAGTTAACGAACATTTAAAAAAGTTGTAA
- a CDS encoding LD-carboxypeptidase produces the protein MSSSLSSYFHKNAIVDIIAPASLCSVSEIKKSIEYVKRLGLEPRFNKNLLKKQKGVLNSQPLAQKEQELKEALLSKDSNIVWCLRGGYGSFKLLPFLSKIKQPKQKKLLIGYSDITALHYFFNQKWKWPSLHFSGIEELSTFFSKHKTQKPGYLQFIRLIKNKKVEYKHLTLLNPKSITPSLSKKLNKPFKKNICSFRSVVIGGNLCTLASLLGSDTLKTHKISAPSFQSILFLEDLNEPAYKIDRMLYQLKAANYFKNIKAIILGNFISSNLENKKINTVFKEFSQTLSIPVLKGLKVGHGPVHQPLAFMSPVNLTIDLNNLKSKTSIKLSYL, from the coding sequence ATGTCTAGTAGTTTAAGTTCTTATTTTCACAAAAATGCTATTGTAGATATTATTGCTCCAGCTTCTTTGTGCTCTGTTTCAGAAATTAAAAAAAGTATAGAGTATGTAAAGCGTTTAGGCCTAGAGCCACGATTTAACAAAAATCTATTAAAAAAACAAAAAGGCGTTTTAAATTCACAACCTTTGGCACAAAAAGAGCAAGAATTAAAAGAGGCGTTACTGTCAAAGGATTCTAACATTGTATGGTGTTTAAGAGGGGGTTATGGCTCTTTTAAATTGTTACCTTTTTTGTCGAAAATAAAACAGCCAAAACAAAAAAAATTATTAATAGGCTATAGCGATATAACAGCGTTACATTATTTTTTTAATCAAAAGTGGAAGTGGCCTAGTTTACATTTTTCTGGCATCGAAGAGCTAAGCACTTTTTTTTCAAAACATAAAACACAAAAACCAGGCTATTTACAATTTATCCGTTTAATTAAAAATAAAAAAGTAGAATATAAGCACTTAACTTTATTGAACCCCAAAAGCATTACTCCCTCTTTGTCTAAAAAACTAAACAAGCCCTTTAAAAAAAATATTTGCAGTTTTCGTTCAGTAGTTATAGGAGGAAACTTATGCACTTTAGCTTCTTTGCTGGGGTCAGACACTTTAAAAACACACAAAATAAGCGCGCCATCTTTTCAAAGTATTTTATTTTTAGAAGATTTAAATGAGCCCGCCTACAAGATCGATCGAATGTTATATCAACTTAAAGCGGCTAATTATTTTAAAAATATAAAAGCTATAATTTTAGGTAATTTTATTTCTTCAAATCTAGAGAATAAAAAAATCAATACAGTGTTTAAAGAATTTTCACAAACCTTGTCTATTCCAGTATTGAAGGGGTTAAAAGTAGGGCACGGGCCAGTTCATCAACCCTTAGCTTTTATGAGCCCTGTTAACTTAACAATAGATTTAAATAATTTAAAATCAAAAACCTCTATTAAACTATCTTATTTATGA
- the rpe gene encoding ribulose-phosphate 3-epimerase yields the protein MKKQKIAPSILSANFSKLGEEILLLEQSGADLLHVDVMDGVFVPNLTFGAPVLKDIKHLTKLKFDVHLMITNPENLLKSFIKAGADYLTIHVEASKNIEACLKTIKDSGVKAGISLKPGTKLDAIIPYLHLVDLVLIMTVEPGFGGQSFLLEQVSKLQELKKYICENHLDIEISVDGGINLKTAKLCQDADILVAGSYIFQNDYKLQIQSLRSV from the coding sequence ATGAAAAAACAAAAAATAGCTCCTAGTATATTATCTGCTAATTTTTCCAAATTGGGAGAAGAAATACTTCTGTTAGAACAATCAGGGGCTGATCTTTTGCATGTGGATGTTATGGATGGTGTTTTTGTTCCTAATTTAACTTTTGGTGCGCCAGTATTAAAAGATATTAAACATTTAACAAAATTAAAGTTTGATGTGCATCTTATGATTACTAATCCAGAAAATTTATTAAAAAGCTTTATAAAGGCGGGGGCCGACTACTTAACTATTCATGTAGAGGCTAGCAAAAATATTGAAGCCTGTTTAAAAACAATTAAAGATTCGGGAGTTAAGGCGGGAATATCCTTAAAGCCAGGTACAAAGTTAGATGCAATAATTCCTTATTTGCATTTAGTAGATTTAGTACTAATTATGACTGTAGAGCCAGGTTTTGGTGGACAAAGTTTTTTACTAGAGCAAGTGAGTAAGTTGCAAGAACTTAAAAAGTACATCTGTGAAAATCATTTAGATATAGAAATTTCTGTAGACGGCGGCATTAATTTAAAAACTGCTAAACTTTGCCAAGATGCTGATATATTAGTTGCAGGAAGCTATATTTTTCAAAACGATTATAAGTTACAAATTCAATCTTTGCGTTCCGTTTAA
- the hutH gene encoding histidine ammonia-lyase — protein MKKNEVILLTGSDITTDLLWKVATNENCKIQLSDSAILAIKESRNFITEKQKQQTIYGVNTGFGAFSKIKIPQKDIQQLQKNLIRSHSAGVGSYFSIAEVRAIIFLRANALARGKSGIRVEVVQSLIDFLNHKIYPAIPEQGSVGASGDLAPLSHLALSLIGEGKVLQSTTKKTVEEYYFREVTQTQKTEAALKEKNITPLTLQFKEGLALINGCQAMTAVGLLNIYKAQQLIKVMDLAGAMSLEALRGSRSAFDPIIFQERPHYGEAETAKHILNLLGETSSLAESHKDCLKVQDAYSLRCLPAVHGAFKQSLNYAQKTLEIEANSSTDNPLVFSKENKILSCGNFHGEPVAMALDFLTIATTSLSNISERRIAQMINPSMSDLPAFLTSQGGLNSGMMIVQVAAASLVSENKTQSFPASVDSIPTSVDKEDHVSMGSIASRKLRTVIKNTQQVAAMELLCACQALDLLKPLSPAAGVLKIYTFIRTIVPYAEQDRNFSEDIQKIYAHIQNEELLKKL, from the coding sequence ATGAAAAAAAATGAAGTAATTTTATTAACCGGAAGCGACATCACCACCGATCTTTTATGGAAGGTGGCTACCAATGAAAATTGCAAAATACAACTTTCTGATTCCGCCATACTTGCTATAAAAGAATCGCGCAACTTTATAACAGAGAAACAAAAACAACAAACTATCTATGGGGTAAATACTGGCTTTGGAGCTTTTAGTAAAATAAAAATACCACAAAAAGATATTCAGCAATTACAAAAAAATCTTATTCGCTCACACTCCGCGGGAGTGGGGTCTTATTTTTCCATTGCAGAAGTGCGGGCTATAATATTTTTACGCGCAAACGCCCTTGCTAGAGGAAAAAGCGGAATTAGAGTCGAGGTGGTTCAGTCCTTAATTGATTTTTTAAACCATAAAATTTATCCAGCCATACCCGAACAAGGCAGCGTTGGAGCTAGCGGAGACCTAGCCCCCCTATCTCACTTAGCTTTATCTTTAATTGGAGAGGGCAAGGTATTGCAAAGTACAACAAAAAAAACTGTAGAAGAATATTACTTTCGCGAAGTCACTCAAACACAAAAAACCGAAGCCGCCTTAAAAGAAAAAAATATTACCCCCCTAACTTTACAATTTAAAGAAGGTTTAGCTTTAATTAATGGCTGCCAAGCAATGACTGCCGTAGGCTTGTTAAATATTTACAAAGCACAACAGCTAATAAAAGTTATGGATTTGGCAGGAGCCATGTCTTTAGAAGCCTTGCGTGGAAGCCGAAGTGCCTTTGACCCTATTATTTTTCAAGAACGCCCTCATTACGGCGAAGCAGAAACTGCAAAACATATTTTAAATTTATTAGGCGAAACCTCTTCCTTAGCAGAAAGTCACAAAGATTGCTTGAAAGTGCAAGATGCCTACTCTTTGCGATGCTTGCCTGCTGTACACGGAGCCTTTAAACAAAGTTTAAACTATGCGCAAAAAACTTTAGAAATTGAGGCCAACTCTAGCACAGACAACCCTTTGGTATTTTCTAAAGAAAATAAAATTTTATCTTGTGGAAATTTTCACGGAGAGCCTGTTGCTATGGCTTTAGATTTTTTAACCATAGCTACAACCTCTTTATCAAATATCTCTGAAAGAAGAATTGCTCAAATGATTAACCCTAGCATGAGTGATTTGCCCGCTTTTTTAACTAGCCAAGGCGGATTAAACAGCGGAATGATGATTGTACAAGTGGCTGCAGCTTCTTTAGTTAGCGAAAATAAAACCCAATCCTTTCCCGCTTCTGTAGACAGCATTCCTACCTCTGTAGACAAAGAAGACCATGTTAGCATGGGAAGTATTGCTAGCCGAAAACTAAGAACCGTTATAAAAAATACACAACAAGTAGCCGCCATGGAATTACTATGTGCTTGCCAAGCTTTGGATTTATTAAAACCATTATCCCCTGCTGCGGGAGTATTAAAAATTTATACTTTTATTAGAACCATTGTTCCCTACGCAGAACAAGACAGAAATTTTTCTGAAGATATACAAAAAATTTATGCTCACATTCAAAACGAAGAGCTTTTAAAAAAACTTTAA
- the speA gene encoding biosynthetic arginine decarboxylase encodes MWNTKDSEKLYSLQQWGKDFFSINKNGSLEVKLKHSNIDLYQLTQDLKLRDVQAPLLIRFPEILEARLALLNHCFHKAIKEYNYTGNYHYIYPIKVNQEKHLVRDIAKFSNPFSSGVECGSKPELLIALALNFHNNPIICNGFKDADYIKTALLSLKLGKKIYVVVDRREELDIIIRLSKELNITPLIGLRIKLTSSSASRWNEASNTSKFGLNATEIIDSIEKLKKHNLLKSLKLMHFHMGSQVSSILSIKSVLKEGARFFTEMYKLGATPEIIDVGGGLGVHYGSDDPQLGATNYTEQEYANDVVFTIQSVCDENKVPHPHIITESGRALTAHSSVLIFNILGRNSVGEKKKLPTKQPKDIALIKELFDIYNHVNLSNINEYFHDLTEKQKDITQLFSYGHITLPQKAKAEELFLKSCKKIHKLAEGKATLKPIYKQLSDKLTSTYFGNFSLFQSIPDAWAIKQVFPIMPIHQLDKEPTQRAVIADLTCDSDGKITNFISKNSEQPTQNYIPVHTYKKNSDYFLGVFLIGAYQEILGDLHNLFGDTHAVHIESTKKSYEIKHLVYGNSISEVLKYVEYNEHSLIESMRKICEQSLNNKTMTHLEARQFMKNYQSMITSYTYLN; translated from the coding sequence ATGTGGAACACCAAAGATAGCGAAAAACTATACTCCCTACAGCAATGGGGAAAAGATTTTTTCTCCATTAATAAAAACGGCTCTTTAGAGGTAAAGCTAAAACACTCCAACATAGACCTTTATCAACTCACTCAAGATTTAAAATTGAGAGATGTACAAGCCCCTTTGCTAATTCGCTTTCCAGAAATTTTAGAAGCTCGCTTAGCACTGCTAAATCACTGCTTTCACAAAGCGATAAAAGAATATAATTACACAGGAAACTATCACTACATTTACCCCATTAAAGTTAATCAAGAAAAGCATCTTGTGCGTGATATTGCAAAATTTAGTAATCCCTTTTCCAGCGGAGTGGAATGCGGAAGTAAGCCAGAGCTTTTAATTGCCTTAGCGCTTAACTTTCACAACAACCCTATTATCTGCAATGGTTTTAAAGATGCCGATTATATTAAAACCGCCCTTCTATCATTAAAGCTAGGAAAAAAAATTTATGTTGTGGTGGACCGAAGAGAAGAGTTAGACATTATTATACGCCTAAGCAAAGAGCTAAACATAACCCCCTTAATTGGACTGCGCATAAAGCTAACCTCCTCTAGCGCAAGCCGATGGAACGAGGCCTCTAATACATCTAAGTTTGGGCTAAATGCCACAGAAATAATAGACAGCATAGAAAAACTTAAAAAACATAATTTATTAAAATCTTTAAAACTAATGCACTTTCATATGGGCTCACAAGTTTCTAGTATTTTATCTATTAAAAGTGTCTTAAAAGAGGGCGCTCGATTTTTTACAGAAATGTATAAGTTAGGCGCTACACCAGAAATTATTGATGTAGGAGGAGGCTTAGGAGTTCACTATGGCTCTGACGATCCACAATTAGGAGCTACTAACTATACAGAACAAGAGTATGCCAATGATGTGGTTTTTACTATTCAATCTGTATGCGACGAAAACAAAGTTCCTCATCCTCATATTATTACAGAGTCAGGAAGAGCCTTAACCGCTCACAGCTCTGTTTTGATTTTTAATATTTTAGGGCGCAACTCTGTTGGAGAGAAAAAAAAATTACCTACAAAACAACCCAAAGACATTGCCTTAATTAAAGAGCTTTTTGACATTTACAATCATGTTAATTTATCTAACATCAATGAGTACTTTCATGATCTAACAGAGAAACAAAAAGATATTACTCAACTTTTTAGCTATGGACACATTACTTTACCGCAAAAGGCCAAGGCAGAAGAGCTCTTTTTAAAAAGCTGTAAAAAGATTCATAAATTAGCCGAAGGAAAGGCCACTTTAAAACCCATATACAAACAATTAAGCGATAAGTTAACTAGCACTTATTTTGGAAATTTTTCTTTATTTCAATCCATACCTGATGCATGGGCTATTAAACAAGTCTTTCCCATTATGCCCATTCATCAATTGGACAAAGAACCTACCCAAAGAGCTGTTATTGCCGATTTAACTTGCGACTCTGATGGAAAAATTACTAATTTTATTTCTAAAAATTCCGAACAGCCCACACAAAACTACATACCTGTTCATACCTATAAAAAAAATAGCGATTACTTTTTGGGAGTCTTTTTAATAGGGGCTTATCAAGAAATTCTTGGAGATTTACATAACTTATTTGGCGATACTCATGCCGTACATATTGAAAGCACTAAAAAATCTTATGAAATAAAACATTTAGTTTATGGAAATTCTATTTCAGAAGTGTTAAAGTATGTGGAGTATAACGAACATAGCCTAATAGAATCCATGAGAAAAATTTGCGAACAAAGCTTGAACAATAAAACCATGACCCACTTAGAAGCTAGGCAGTTTATGAAAAATTACCAAAGTATGATTACCTCTTACACTTACCTGAACTAA